One stretch of Terriglobia bacterium DNA includes these proteins:
- a CDS encoding ATP-dependent endonuclease — translation MKIRWVQIKNFRSCEELKINFGSMHALVGANNAGKSAILRALDFFFNPAMGKLSDETFWNGDTKRGIWIEILFDSLSAQEKEALGPYLRRDGTFHVARSAVLKDRDESDDDTKFTISQHYCIPAPKLEWLRASDVTGDKINVWWAAKESLTVNGISFAAFVGGPKPGVGVWKTKAGEFAQQHLTDADFEDSWADNPKGYAGVLKGNLPHFILVPAVRDLSEEAKATKSNPFGKLLYAIVESVTEGQRSELDVALGNLKSRLNREGGGGRLEGIVRTETRLNEILREYMPCDLEIEFQAPTLEVLLTTPKLYADDGFRNTADNKGHGLQRAIIFSILRCYAERLTGTGDEKKRTLVFAVEEPETYMHPQAQRTIRRVFLELARRGDQVLFSTHSSLLLDVAYFDELVRVEALHTAVDKKTEVRSKVWQLAIKDLVEDLAARHPGATPSADSIRDLYMNAYHPTRSEGFFARKVVLVEGPTEQYALPIYAEARGYRLDELNISVVDCGGKGQMDRLYRIFNELGMACYMVFDYDKNSDEKSTIEKSRELLTLAGEPSEPPAALFIGKKAACFPTKWEEHLRSETPDMEELTAAARKSMGLRDDTGKPLVARYIARQLTSRNPAVVPESIRLILEKAVTVEWRGSCLTHRAPETPVTPEVPPVASGPAAAVNAAVKET, via the coding sequence ATGAAGATTAGGTGGGTCCAGATAAAAAACTTTCGCTCCTGCGAGGAGCTGAAGATCAACTTCGGGTCCATGCATGCTTTGGTAGGAGCTAATAACGCGGGGAAGTCCGCGATCCTCCGGGCGTTGGACTTCTTCTTCAACCCGGCCATGGGCAAGCTCAGCGATGAGACCTTCTGGAATGGGGACACCAAACGCGGGATTTGGATAGAAATCCTGTTTGACTCCCTGTCCGCGCAAGAGAAGGAAGCTCTGGGGCCGTACCTGCGTCGGGACGGTACGTTCCACGTCGCGCGGTCGGCAGTTCTGAAAGACAGGGACGAAAGCGACGACGACACGAAGTTCACCATCAGTCAGCACTACTGCATCCCCGCACCGAAACTGGAATGGCTCCGCGCCTCCGACGTTACCGGAGACAAGATCAACGTCTGGTGGGCCGCGAAGGAGTCTCTCACCGTCAATGGTATCAGCTTCGCTGCGTTCGTTGGTGGTCCGAAGCCAGGCGTAGGTGTCTGGAAAACGAAGGCCGGCGAGTTCGCCCAACAGCACTTGACCGATGCTGATTTTGAGGATTCGTGGGCGGACAACCCCAAAGGATACGCAGGGGTACTGAAAGGCAATCTGCCGCACTTCATTTTGGTCCCCGCAGTTCGAGACCTTTCCGAAGAGGCAAAAGCGACGAAGTCGAATCCGTTCGGAAAGCTCCTGTACGCAATCGTCGAGAGTGTCACCGAGGGCCAGCGTTCTGAGTTGGATGTAGCGCTAGGAAACCTGAAGTCGCGTCTGAATCGTGAAGGCGGGGGTGGTCGTCTCGAAGGCATTGTCCGGACCGAAACCAGGCTCAACGAGATTCTCCGAGAGTACATGCCTTGCGACCTGGAAATTGAGTTCCAGGCCCCCACGCTGGAGGTGCTCCTAACGACGCCGAAGCTTTACGCAGACGATGGGTTCCGCAATACCGCAGACAACAAAGGCCACGGACTGCAACGTGCCATCATCTTTTCAATCCTGAGGTGCTACGCCGAACGTCTTACCGGCACCGGTGACGAGAAGAAGCGGACCCTAGTTTTCGCTGTCGAAGAACCGGAAACGTACATGCACCCGCAGGCACAGCGGACCATTCGTCGGGTGTTCCTTGAACTCGCCCGCCGTGGTGACCAGGTCCTCTTCTCAACGCACTCGTCACTCCTGCTGGACGTGGCGTACTTCGACGAGTTGGTGCGGGTCGAAGCCCTCCACACCGCCGTGGACAAGAAGACAGAGGTTCGTTCGAAGGTCTGGCAACTGGCGATCAAGGACTTGGTGGAAGACCTGGCCGCCCGCCATCCTGGGGCCACGCCGTCAGCAGATTCCATTCGTGATCTGTATATGAACGCCTACCACCCCACACGGAGTGAAGGGTTCTTTGCACGGAAGGTCGTCCTCGTCGAGGGCCCGACCGAGCAATACGCATTGCCCATCTACGCGGAGGCACGGGGGTATCGTCTCGACGAGCTCAATATCAGCGTGGTGGACTGCGGTGGTAAGGGGCAAATGGACCGCTTGTATCGGATCTTCAACGAGCTCGGCATGGCGTGCTACATGGTGTTTGATTACGACAAGAACTCCGATGAGAAATCAACGATCGAGAAGTCCCGCGAGCTCCTAACATTGGCTGGCGAACCCAGCGAGCCGCCGGCCGCGCTGTTTATAGGCAAGAAAGCGGCTTGCTTCCCAACCAAATGGGAAGAGCACCTGCGTTCCGAGACACCGGACATGGAAGAACTGACGGCCGCAGCCAGGAAGTCTATGGGCTTGCGGGACGACACCGGCAAGCCCCTCGTAGCTCGCTACATCGCACGCCAACTGACTTCACGTAATCCGGCCGTGGTGCCGGAGTCGATCCGCCTAATCCTCGAGAAGGCGGTGACCGTCGAGTGGCGTGGATCCTGCCTCACCCATCGCGCCCCAGAGACCCCGGTGACACCTGAAGTACCACCCGTAGCTTCAGGACCTGCCGCCGCGGTAAACGCCGCGGTAAAGGAGACCTAG